The following are encoded in a window of Acidimicrobiales bacterium genomic DNA:
- a CDS encoding AMP-binding protein, whose protein sequence is TLKQLTYGASPMPAAILDKLLGLYPDLQISQGYGMTECSSVLTFLRPEDHEAGGELLRSAGRPVPGVVLSIQDPEGNELPPGEPGEVCARAGNFMREYWNKPEATEEVFRGGWYHTGDAGYLDDRGYLFLVDRVKDMIVTGGENVYSAEVENAISTHPAVLQVAVIGIPHETWGEQVHAIVVLKPGAEATEAEIIDHARESIAGYKLPKAVEFRAEPLPLSGAMKVLKKDLRAPYWDGQDRAVN, encoded by the coding sequence ACCCTGAAGCAGCTCACCTACGGCGCCTCGCCCATGCCCGCGGCGATCCTCGACAAGCTGCTCGGCCTCTACCCCGACCTCCAGATCAGCCAGGGCTACGGCATGACCGAGTGCTCGTCGGTGCTCACGTTCCTGCGCCCCGAGGACCACGAGGCCGGCGGCGAGCTCCTGCGCTCCGCGGGCCGGCCGGTGCCGGGCGTGGTGCTGTCGATCCAGGACCCCGAGGGCAACGAGCTGCCGCCCGGCGAGCCCGGTGAGGTCTGCGCCCGGGCGGGCAACTTCATGCGGGAGTACTGGAACAAGCCCGAGGCCACCGAGGAGGTCTTCCGCGGCGGCTGGTACCACACGGGCGACGCCGGCTACCTCGACGACCGGGGCTACCTGTTCCTGGTCGACCGGGTGAAGGACATGATCGTGACCGGCGGCGAGAACGTGTACTCGGCCGAGGTCGAGAACGCGATCTCCACCCACCCGGCCGTGCTCCAGGTTGCGGTCATCGGCATCCCCCACGAGACGTGGGGCGAGCAGGTGCACGCCATCGTCGTGTTGAAGCCCGGCGCCGAGGCCACCGAGGCCGAGATCATCGACCACGCCCGGGAGTCGATCGCCGGCTACAAGCTGCCCAAGGCCGTCGAGTTCCGCGCCGAGCCCCTCCCCCTCTCCGGCGCCATGAAGGTGCTGAAGAAGGATCTCCGCGCCCCCTACTGGGACGGCCAGGACCGCGCCGTCAACTGA